The following are encoded together in the Daphnia magna isolate NIES linkage group LG8, ASM2063170v1.1, whole genome shotgun sequence genome:
- the LOC116929441 gene encoding TGF-beta receptor type-1 isoform X2 yields MVGGRIYFALVVALSCWEMALALKCHCDICTVETNYTCETDGFCFTSTSLNRKTGALIHAYSCLESVDANIWCGVGSDDDDAMTKYFDEEGNPFIVACCRQDFCRNVQHITSHTLISVEDPESGDSIWFVSGTWETALIIGIPLAVGIVLVMILLSVRHQKRRRMINRRVVDMEHNMDSADMPILGHNGVGAACLRDIIEMTTSGSGSGLPLLVQRSIARQIQLMDIIGKGRFGEVWRGRWRGENVAVKIFSSREERSWFREAEIYQTVMLRHDNILGFIAADNKDNGTWTQLWLVTDYHENGSLFDFLNRTTVDSTTMVRMALSIATGLSHLHMEILGTQGKPAIAHRDLKSKNVLVKANRTCAIGDLGLAVRYDATVDTVDIALNHRVGTKRYMAPEVLDETINTSHFDSFKRADVYALGLVYWEIARRCNMGGIIDEYQLPFYDVVPSDPSIEEMRKVVCVDRQRPSIPNRWQSYETLRAMSQLMKECWYANAAARLTALRIKKTLANLDAPEDVKI; encoded by the exons ATGGTTGGTGGCAGAATATATTTTGCATTGGTTGTTGCTCTGAGCTGCTGGGAAATGGCGTTAG CCCTCAAATGCCATTGTGATATATGCACTGTGGAGACCAACTACACGTGTGAAACCGATGGTTTTTGCTTCACCTCAACTTCATTAAACCGGAAAACTGGAGCCTTGATTCATGCCTACAG CTGCCTGGAATCGGTCGACGCCAACATCTGGTGCGGCGTCGGCAGTGACGACGATGACGCCATGACCAAATACTTTGACGAAGAAGGCAATCCATTCATTGTGGCATGCTGCCGCCAAGATTTCTGCCGGAATGTCCAACACATAACCAGTCACACCTTGATCTCCGTAGAAG ATCCGGAGAGCGGCGATTCGATCTGGTTCGTGTCTGGAACGTGGGAGACTGCCCTCATTATCGGAATTCCGTTAGCCGTAGGCATAGTACTCGTCATGATCTTGCTTAGCGTGAGGCATCAGAAGCGAAGACGAATGATCAACCGACGTGTAGTCGACATGGAGCACAATATGGATTCTGCCGATATGCCCATTCTCG GCCACAATGGAGTGGGAGCCGCGTGTCTTAGAGACATTATTGAAATGACCACTAGTGGCTCCGGTTCGGGTTTGCCTCTACTAGTCCAGCGTAGTATAGCGCGCCAAATTCAATTGATGGACATTATCGGCAAAGGCAGATTCGGAGAG GTGTGGCGTGGACGGTGGCGCGGTGAGAATGTGGCCGTCAAAATCTTCTCCTCGCGCGAGGAGCGCTCGTGGTTCCGCGAAGCTGAAATTTACCAAACGGTTATGCTCCGACACGATAACATCCTGGGTTTTATCGCCGCcgataataaag ATAACGGAACTTGGACGCAGTTATGGTTGGTCACCGACTATCACGAAAATGGATCTCTCTTCGATTTCCTCAACCGGACAACGGTGGATAGCACGACCATGGTGAGGATGGCTCTCTCCATCGCCACTGGGCTCTCACACCTTCACATGGAAATTCTCGGAACGCAAG GTAAACCGGCTATCGCGCATCGAGATCTCAAATCCAAAAATGTTTTGGTTAAAGCCAATCGCACCTGCGCCATTGGTGACCTGGGCCTTGCCGTTCGTTACGATGCTACCGTCGACACAGTTGACATTGCGCTCAATCATAGAGTGGGCACCAAACGATACATGGCCCCTGAG GTGCTCGACGAAACCATCAACACAAGCCATTTTGATTCATTTAAACGTGCAGATGTTTACGCGCTGGGTCTCGTTTATTGGGAGATTGCCCGGCGCTGCAACATGGGAGGCATCATCGACGAATATCAACTGCCATTCTACGATGTCGTCCCGTCCGACCCGTCCATCGAAGAGATGCGCAAAGTCGTTTGCGTTGACCGACAACGGCCATCGATTCCCAATCGCTGGCAATCTTACGAAACACTGCGGGCCATGTCGCAGTTGATGAAGGAATGTTGGTATGCCAACGCAGCTGCACGTCTCACAGCGCTTCGTATTAAAAAGACGCTGGCCAATTTAGATGCCCCTGAAGatgtcaaaatttga
- the LOC116929441 gene encoding TGF-beta receptor type-1 isoform X5, producing MVGGRIYFALVVALSCWEMALALKCHCDICTVETNYTCETDGFCFTSTSLNRKTGALIHAYRCLPQWQSFPPENPILCQPSGSGPSDRFQMVVQCCRHRDLCNVEYVPTLASRSDPESGDSIWFVSGTWETALIIGIPLAVGIVLVMILLSVRHQKRRRMINRRVVDMEHNMDSADMPILGHNGVGAACLRDIIEMTTSGSGSGLPLLVQRSIARQIQLMDIIGKGRFGEVWRGRWRGENVAVKIFSSREERSWFREAEIYQTVMLRHDNILGFIAADNKDNGTWTQLWLVTDYHENGSLFDFLNRTTVDSTTMVRMALSIATGLSHLHMEILGTQGKPAIAHRDLKSKNVLVKANRTCAIGDLGLAVRYDATVDTVDIALNHRVGTKRYMAPEVLDETINTSHFDSFKRADVYALGLVYWEIARRCNMGGIIDEYQLPFYDVVPSDPSIEEMRKVVCVDRQRPSIPNRWQSYETLRAMSQLMKECWYANAAARLTALRIKKTLANLDAPEDVKI from the exons ATGGTTGGTGGCAGAATATATTTTGCATTGGTTGTTGCTCTGAGCTGCTGGGAAATGGCGTTAG CCCTCAAATGCCATTGTGATATATGCACTGTGGAGACCAACTACACGTGTGAAACCGATGGTTTTTGCTTCACCTCAACTTCATTAAACCGGAAAACTGGAGCCTTGATTCATGCCTACAG ATGCCTTCCTCAATGGCAATCGTTTCCCCCGGAGAATCCAATTTTATGCCAGCCATCCGGCTCGGGCCCTTCTGACCGCTTTCAAATGGTCGTCCAATGCTGCCGACACCGTGATTTATGCAACGTAGAATACGTGCCCACTCTCGCTTCCCGTTCGG ATCCGGAGAGCGGCGATTCGATCTGGTTCGTGTCTGGAACGTGGGAGACTGCCCTCATTATCGGAATTCCGTTAGCCGTAGGCATAGTACTCGTCATGATCTTGCTTAGCGTGAGGCATCAGAAGCGAAGACGAATGATCAACCGACGTGTAGTCGACATGGAGCACAATATGGATTCTGCCGATATGCCCATTCTCG GCCACAATGGAGTGGGAGCCGCGTGTCTTAGAGACATTATTGAAATGACCACTAGTGGCTCCGGTTCGGGTTTGCCTCTACTAGTCCAGCGTAGTATAGCGCGCCAAATTCAATTGATGGACATTATCGGCAAAGGCAGATTCGGAGAG GTGTGGCGTGGACGGTGGCGCGGTGAGAATGTGGCCGTCAAAATCTTCTCCTCGCGCGAGGAGCGCTCGTGGTTCCGCGAAGCTGAAATTTACCAAACGGTTATGCTCCGACACGATAACATCCTGGGTTTTATCGCCGCcgataataaag ATAACGGAACTTGGACGCAGTTATGGTTGGTCACCGACTATCACGAAAATGGATCTCTCTTCGATTTCCTCAACCGGACAACGGTGGATAGCACGACCATGGTGAGGATGGCTCTCTCCATCGCCACTGGGCTCTCACACCTTCACATGGAAATTCTCGGAACGCAAG GTAAACCGGCTATCGCGCATCGAGATCTCAAATCCAAAAATGTTTTGGTTAAAGCCAATCGCACCTGCGCCATTGGTGACCTGGGCCTTGCCGTTCGTTACGATGCTACCGTCGACACAGTTGACATTGCGCTCAATCATAGAGTGGGCACCAAACGATACATGGCCCCTGAG GTGCTCGACGAAACCATCAACACAAGCCATTTTGATTCATTTAAACGTGCAGATGTTTACGCGCTGGGTCTCGTTTATTGGGAGATTGCCCGGCGCTGCAACATGGGAGGCATCATCGACGAATATCAACTGCCATTCTACGATGTCGTCCCGTCCGACCCGTCCATCGAAGAGATGCGCAAAGTCGTTTGCGTTGACCGACAACGGCCATCGATTCCCAATCGCTGGCAATCTTACGAAACACTGCGGGCCATGTCGCAGTTGATGAAGGAATGTTGGTATGCCAACGCAGCTGCACGTCTCACAGCGCTTCGTATTAAAAAGACGCTGGCCAATTTAGATGCCCCTGAAGatgtcaaaatttga
- the LOC116929441 gene encoding TGF-beta receptor type-1 isoform X6 — MVGGRIYFALVVALSCWEMALALKCHCDICTVETNYTCETDGFCFTSTSLNRKTGALIHAYRCLDRAMLYPPENPIMCHYSRPLNDTFIVGCCKDYDLCNRDLKPILHVHNNTDPESGDSIWFVSGTWETALIIGIPLAVGIVLVMILLSVRHQKRRRMINRRVVDMEHNMDSADMPILGHNGVGAACLRDIIEMTTSGSGSGLPLLVQRSIARQIQLMDIIGKGRFGEVWRGRWRGENVAVKIFSSREERSWFREAEIYQTVMLRHDNILGFIAADNKDNGTWTQLWLVTDYHENGSLFDFLNRTTVDSTTMVRMALSIATGLSHLHMEILGTQGKPAIAHRDLKSKNVLVKANRTCAIGDLGLAVRYDATVDTVDIALNHRVGTKRYMAPEVLDETINTSHFDSFKRADVYALGLVYWEIARRCNMGGIIDEYQLPFYDVVPSDPSIEEMRKVVCVDRQRPSIPNRWQSYETLRAMSQLMKECWYANAAARLTALRIKKTLANLDAPEDVKI, encoded by the exons ATGGTTGGTGGCAGAATATATTTTGCATTGGTTGTTGCTCTGAGCTGCTGGGAAATGGCGTTAG CCCTCAAATGCCATTGTGATATATGCACTGTGGAGACCAACTACACGTGTGAAACCGATGGTTTTTGCTTCACCTCAACTTCATTAAACCGGAAAACTGGAGCCTTGATTCATGCCTACAG ATGCTTGGACCGAGCGATGCTGTATCCACCCGAGAATCCAATCATGTGTCACTACTCCCGTCCTCTGAACGATACATTTATCGTGGGATGCTGCAAGGACTACGACTTGTGCAACCGTGATCTGAAGCCCATACTGCACGTCCACAACAACACAG ATCCGGAGAGCGGCGATTCGATCTGGTTCGTGTCTGGAACGTGGGAGACTGCCCTCATTATCGGAATTCCGTTAGCCGTAGGCATAGTACTCGTCATGATCTTGCTTAGCGTGAGGCATCAGAAGCGAAGACGAATGATCAACCGACGTGTAGTCGACATGGAGCACAATATGGATTCTGCCGATATGCCCATTCTCG GCCACAATGGAGTGGGAGCCGCGTGTCTTAGAGACATTATTGAAATGACCACTAGTGGCTCCGGTTCGGGTTTGCCTCTACTAGTCCAGCGTAGTATAGCGCGCCAAATTCAATTGATGGACATTATCGGCAAAGGCAGATTCGGAGAG GTGTGGCGTGGACGGTGGCGCGGTGAGAATGTGGCCGTCAAAATCTTCTCCTCGCGCGAGGAGCGCTCGTGGTTCCGCGAAGCTGAAATTTACCAAACGGTTATGCTCCGACACGATAACATCCTGGGTTTTATCGCCGCcgataataaag ATAACGGAACTTGGACGCAGTTATGGTTGGTCACCGACTATCACGAAAATGGATCTCTCTTCGATTTCCTCAACCGGACAACGGTGGATAGCACGACCATGGTGAGGATGGCTCTCTCCATCGCCACTGGGCTCTCACACCTTCACATGGAAATTCTCGGAACGCAAG GTAAACCGGCTATCGCGCATCGAGATCTCAAATCCAAAAATGTTTTGGTTAAAGCCAATCGCACCTGCGCCATTGGTGACCTGGGCCTTGCCGTTCGTTACGATGCTACCGTCGACACAGTTGACATTGCGCTCAATCATAGAGTGGGCACCAAACGATACATGGCCCCTGAG GTGCTCGACGAAACCATCAACACAAGCCATTTTGATTCATTTAAACGTGCAGATGTTTACGCGCTGGGTCTCGTTTATTGGGAGATTGCCCGGCGCTGCAACATGGGAGGCATCATCGACGAATATCAACTGCCATTCTACGATGTCGTCCCGTCCGACCCGTCCATCGAAGAGATGCGCAAAGTCGTTTGCGTTGACCGACAACGGCCATCGATTCCCAATCGCTGGCAATCTTACGAAACACTGCGGGCCATGTCGCAGTTGATGAAGGAATGTTGGTATGCCAACGCAGCTGCACGTCTCACAGCGCTTCGTATTAAAAAGACGCTGGCCAATTTAGATGCCCCTGAAGatgtcaaaatttga
- the LOC116929441 gene encoding TGF-beta receptor type-1 isoform X7 codes for MTKYFDEEGNPFIVACCRQDFCRNVQHITSHTLISVEADPESGDSIWFVSGTWETALIIGIPLAVGIVLVMILLSVRHQKRRRMINRRVVDMEHNMDSADMPILGHNGVGAACLRDIIEMTTSGSGSGLPLLVQRSIARQIQLMDIIGKGRFGEVWRGRWRGENVAVKIFSSREERSWFREAEIYQTVMLRHDNILGFIAADNKDNGTWTQLWLVTDYHENGSLFDFLNRTTVDSTTMVRMALSIATGLSHLHMEILGTQGKPAIAHRDLKSKNVLVKANRTCAIGDLGLAVRYDATVDTVDIALNHRVGTKRYMAPEVLDETINTSHFDSFKRADVYALGLVYWEIARRCNMGGIIDEYQLPFYDVVPSDPSIEEMRKVVCVDRQRPSIPNRWQSYETLRAMSQLMKECWYANAAARLTALRIKKTLANLDAPEDVKI; via the exons ATGACCAAATACTTTGACGAAGAAGGCAATCCATTCATTGTGGCATGCTGCCGCCAAGATTTCTGCCGGAATGTCCAACACATAACCAGTCACACCTTGATCTCCGTAGAAG CAGATCCGGAGAGCGGCGATTCGATCTGGTTCGTGTCTGGAACGTGGGAGACTGCCCTCATTATCGGAATTCCGTTAGCCGTAGGCATAGTACTCGTCATGATCTTGCTTAGCGTGAGGCATCAGAAGCGAAGACGAATGATCAACCGACGTGTAGTCGACATGGAGCACAATATGGATTCTGCCGATATGCCCATTCTCG GCCACAATGGAGTGGGAGCCGCGTGTCTTAGAGACATTATTGAAATGACCACTAGTGGCTCCGGTTCGGGTTTGCCTCTACTAGTCCAGCGTAGTATAGCGCGCCAAATTCAATTGATGGACATTATCGGCAAAGGCAGATTCGGAGAG GTGTGGCGTGGACGGTGGCGCGGTGAGAATGTGGCCGTCAAAATCTTCTCCTCGCGCGAGGAGCGCTCGTGGTTCCGCGAAGCTGAAATTTACCAAACGGTTATGCTCCGACACGATAACATCCTGGGTTTTATCGCCGCcgataataaag ATAACGGAACTTGGACGCAGTTATGGTTGGTCACCGACTATCACGAAAATGGATCTCTCTTCGATTTCCTCAACCGGACAACGGTGGATAGCACGACCATGGTGAGGATGGCTCTCTCCATCGCCACTGGGCTCTCACACCTTCACATGGAAATTCTCGGAACGCAAG GTAAACCGGCTATCGCGCATCGAGATCTCAAATCCAAAAATGTTTTGGTTAAAGCCAATCGCACCTGCGCCATTGGTGACCTGGGCCTTGCCGTTCGTTACGATGCTACCGTCGACACAGTTGACATTGCGCTCAATCATAGAGTGGGCACCAAACGATACATGGCCCCTGAG GTGCTCGACGAAACCATCAACACAAGCCATTTTGATTCATTTAAACGTGCAGATGTTTACGCGCTGGGTCTCGTTTATTGGGAGATTGCCCGGCGCTGCAACATGGGAGGCATCATCGACGAATATCAACTGCCATTCTACGATGTCGTCCCGTCCGACCCGTCCATCGAAGAGATGCGCAAAGTCGTTTGCGTTGACCGACAACGGCCATCGATTCCCAATCGCTGGCAATCTTACGAAACACTGCGGGCCATGTCGCAGTTGATGAAGGAATGTTGGTATGCCAACGCAGCTGCACGTCTCACAGCGCTTCGTATTAAAAAGACGCTGGCCAATTTAGATGCCCCTGAAGatgtcaaaatttga
- the LOC116929441 gene encoding TGF-beta receptor type-1 isoform X1, with protein MVGGRIYFALVVALSCWEMALALKCHCDICTVETNYTCETDGFCFTSTSLNRKTGALIHAYSCLESVDANIWCGVGSDDDDAMTKYFDEEGNPFIVACCRQDFCRNVQHITSHTLISVEADPESGDSIWFVSGTWETALIIGIPLAVGIVLVMILLSVRHQKRRRMINRRVVDMEHNMDSADMPILGHNGVGAACLRDIIEMTTSGSGSGLPLLVQRSIARQIQLMDIIGKGRFGEVWRGRWRGENVAVKIFSSREERSWFREAEIYQTVMLRHDNILGFIAADNKDNGTWTQLWLVTDYHENGSLFDFLNRTTVDSTTMVRMALSIATGLSHLHMEILGTQGKPAIAHRDLKSKNVLVKANRTCAIGDLGLAVRYDATVDTVDIALNHRVGTKRYMAPEVLDETINTSHFDSFKRADVYALGLVYWEIARRCNMGGIIDEYQLPFYDVVPSDPSIEEMRKVVCVDRQRPSIPNRWQSYETLRAMSQLMKECWYANAAARLTALRIKKTLANLDAPEDVKI; from the exons ATGGTTGGTGGCAGAATATATTTTGCATTGGTTGTTGCTCTGAGCTGCTGGGAAATGGCGTTAG CCCTCAAATGCCATTGTGATATATGCACTGTGGAGACCAACTACACGTGTGAAACCGATGGTTTTTGCTTCACCTCAACTTCATTAAACCGGAAAACTGGAGCCTTGATTCATGCCTACAG CTGCCTGGAATCGGTCGACGCCAACATCTGGTGCGGCGTCGGCAGTGACGACGATGACGCCATGACCAAATACTTTGACGAAGAAGGCAATCCATTCATTGTGGCATGCTGCCGCCAAGATTTCTGCCGGAATGTCCAACACATAACCAGTCACACCTTGATCTCCGTAGAAG CAGATCCGGAGAGCGGCGATTCGATCTGGTTCGTGTCTGGAACGTGGGAGACTGCCCTCATTATCGGAATTCCGTTAGCCGTAGGCATAGTACTCGTCATGATCTTGCTTAGCGTGAGGCATCAGAAGCGAAGACGAATGATCAACCGACGTGTAGTCGACATGGAGCACAATATGGATTCTGCCGATATGCCCATTCTCG GCCACAATGGAGTGGGAGCCGCGTGTCTTAGAGACATTATTGAAATGACCACTAGTGGCTCCGGTTCGGGTTTGCCTCTACTAGTCCAGCGTAGTATAGCGCGCCAAATTCAATTGATGGACATTATCGGCAAAGGCAGATTCGGAGAG GTGTGGCGTGGACGGTGGCGCGGTGAGAATGTGGCCGTCAAAATCTTCTCCTCGCGCGAGGAGCGCTCGTGGTTCCGCGAAGCTGAAATTTACCAAACGGTTATGCTCCGACACGATAACATCCTGGGTTTTATCGCCGCcgataataaag ATAACGGAACTTGGACGCAGTTATGGTTGGTCACCGACTATCACGAAAATGGATCTCTCTTCGATTTCCTCAACCGGACAACGGTGGATAGCACGACCATGGTGAGGATGGCTCTCTCCATCGCCACTGGGCTCTCACACCTTCACATGGAAATTCTCGGAACGCAAG GTAAACCGGCTATCGCGCATCGAGATCTCAAATCCAAAAATGTTTTGGTTAAAGCCAATCGCACCTGCGCCATTGGTGACCTGGGCCTTGCCGTTCGTTACGATGCTACCGTCGACACAGTTGACATTGCGCTCAATCATAGAGTGGGCACCAAACGATACATGGCCCCTGAG GTGCTCGACGAAACCATCAACACAAGCCATTTTGATTCATTTAAACGTGCAGATGTTTACGCGCTGGGTCTCGTTTATTGGGAGATTGCCCGGCGCTGCAACATGGGAGGCATCATCGACGAATATCAACTGCCATTCTACGATGTCGTCCCGTCCGACCCGTCCATCGAAGAGATGCGCAAAGTCGTTTGCGTTGACCGACAACGGCCATCGATTCCCAATCGCTGGCAATCTTACGAAACACTGCGGGCCATGTCGCAGTTGATGAAGGAATGTTGGTATGCCAACGCAGCTGCACGTCTCACAGCGCTTCGTATTAAAAAGACGCTGGCCAATTTAGATGCCCCTGAAGatgtcaaaatttga
- the LOC116929441 gene encoding TGF-beta receptor type-1 isoform X4, with amino-acid sequence MVGGRIYFALVVALSCWEMALALKCHCDICTVETNYTCETDGFCFTSTSLNRKTGALIHAYRCLDRAMLYPPENPIMCHYSRPLNDTFIVGCCKDYDLCNRDLKPILHVHNNTADPESGDSIWFVSGTWETALIIGIPLAVGIVLVMILLSVRHQKRRRMINRRVVDMEHNMDSADMPILGHNGVGAACLRDIIEMTTSGSGSGLPLLVQRSIARQIQLMDIIGKGRFGEVWRGRWRGENVAVKIFSSREERSWFREAEIYQTVMLRHDNILGFIAADNKDNGTWTQLWLVTDYHENGSLFDFLNRTTVDSTTMVRMALSIATGLSHLHMEILGTQGKPAIAHRDLKSKNVLVKANRTCAIGDLGLAVRYDATVDTVDIALNHRVGTKRYMAPEVLDETINTSHFDSFKRADVYALGLVYWEIARRCNMGGIIDEYQLPFYDVVPSDPSIEEMRKVVCVDRQRPSIPNRWQSYETLRAMSQLMKECWYANAAARLTALRIKKTLANLDAPEDVKI; translated from the exons ATGGTTGGTGGCAGAATATATTTTGCATTGGTTGTTGCTCTGAGCTGCTGGGAAATGGCGTTAG CCCTCAAATGCCATTGTGATATATGCACTGTGGAGACCAACTACACGTGTGAAACCGATGGTTTTTGCTTCACCTCAACTTCATTAAACCGGAAAACTGGAGCCTTGATTCATGCCTACAG ATGCTTGGACCGAGCGATGCTGTATCCACCCGAGAATCCAATCATGTGTCACTACTCCCGTCCTCTGAACGATACATTTATCGTGGGATGCTGCAAGGACTACGACTTGTGCAACCGTGATCTGAAGCCCATACTGCACGTCCACAACAACACAG CAGATCCGGAGAGCGGCGATTCGATCTGGTTCGTGTCTGGAACGTGGGAGACTGCCCTCATTATCGGAATTCCGTTAGCCGTAGGCATAGTACTCGTCATGATCTTGCTTAGCGTGAGGCATCAGAAGCGAAGACGAATGATCAACCGACGTGTAGTCGACATGGAGCACAATATGGATTCTGCCGATATGCCCATTCTCG GCCACAATGGAGTGGGAGCCGCGTGTCTTAGAGACATTATTGAAATGACCACTAGTGGCTCCGGTTCGGGTTTGCCTCTACTAGTCCAGCGTAGTATAGCGCGCCAAATTCAATTGATGGACATTATCGGCAAAGGCAGATTCGGAGAG GTGTGGCGTGGACGGTGGCGCGGTGAGAATGTGGCCGTCAAAATCTTCTCCTCGCGCGAGGAGCGCTCGTGGTTCCGCGAAGCTGAAATTTACCAAACGGTTATGCTCCGACACGATAACATCCTGGGTTTTATCGCCGCcgataataaag ATAACGGAACTTGGACGCAGTTATGGTTGGTCACCGACTATCACGAAAATGGATCTCTCTTCGATTTCCTCAACCGGACAACGGTGGATAGCACGACCATGGTGAGGATGGCTCTCTCCATCGCCACTGGGCTCTCACACCTTCACATGGAAATTCTCGGAACGCAAG GTAAACCGGCTATCGCGCATCGAGATCTCAAATCCAAAAATGTTTTGGTTAAAGCCAATCGCACCTGCGCCATTGGTGACCTGGGCCTTGCCGTTCGTTACGATGCTACCGTCGACACAGTTGACATTGCGCTCAATCATAGAGTGGGCACCAAACGATACATGGCCCCTGAG GTGCTCGACGAAACCATCAACACAAGCCATTTTGATTCATTTAAACGTGCAGATGTTTACGCGCTGGGTCTCGTTTATTGGGAGATTGCCCGGCGCTGCAACATGGGAGGCATCATCGACGAATATCAACTGCCATTCTACGATGTCGTCCCGTCCGACCCGTCCATCGAAGAGATGCGCAAAGTCGTTTGCGTTGACCGACAACGGCCATCGATTCCCAATCGCTGGCAATCTTACGAAACACTGCGGGCCATGTCGCAGTTGATGAAGGAATGTTGGTATGCCAACGCAGCTGCACGTCTCACAGCGCTTCGTATTAAAAAGACGCTGGCCAATTTAGATGCCCCTGAAGatgtcaaaatttga
- the LOC116929441 gene encoding TGF-beta receptor type-1 isoform X3, translating into MVGGRIYFALVVALSCWEMALALKCHCDICTVETNYTCETDGFCFTSTSLNRKTGALIHAYRCLPQWQSFPPENPILCQPSGSGPSDRFQMVVQCCRHRDLCNVEYVPTLASRSADPESGDSIWFVSGTWETALIIGIPLAVGIVLVMILLSVRHQKRRRMINRRVVDMEHNMDSADMPILGHNGVGAACLRDIIEMTTSGSGSGLPLLVQRSIARQIQLMDIIGKGRFGEVWRGRWRGENVAVKIFSSREERSWFREAEIYQTVMLRHDNILGFIAADNKDNGTWTQLWLVTDYHENGSLFDFLNRTTVDSTTMVRMALSIATGLSHLHMEILGTQGKPAIAHRDLKSKNVLVKANRTCAIGDLGLAVRYDATVDTVDIALNHRVGTKRYMAPEVLDETINTSHFDSFKRADVYALGLVYWEIARRCNMGGIIDEYQLPFYDVVPSDPSIEEMRKVVCVDRQRPSIPNRWQSYETLRAMSQLMKECWYANAAARLTALRIKKTLANLDAPEDVKI; encoded by the exons ATGGTTGGTGGCAGAATATATTTTGCATTGGTTGTTGCTCTGAGCTGCTGGGAAATGGCGTTAG CCCTCAAATGCCATTGTGATATATGCACTGTGGAGACCAACTACACGTGTGAAACCGATGGTTTTTGCTTCACCTCAACTTCATTAAACCGGAAAACTGGAGCCTTGATTCATGCCTACAG ATGCCTTCCTCAATGGCAATCGTTTCCCCCGGAGAATCCAATTTTATGCCAGCCATCCGGCTCGGGCCCTTCTGACCGCTTTCAAATGGTCGTCCAATGCTGCCGACACCGTGATTTATGCAACGTAGAATACGTGCCCACTCTCGCTTCCCGTTCGG CAGATCCGGAGAGCGGCGATTCGATCTGGTTCGTGTCTGGAACGTGGGAGACTGCCCTCATTATCGGAATTCCGTTAGCCGTAGGCATAGTACTCGTCATGATCTTGCTTAGCGTGAGGCATCAGAAGCGAAGACGAATGATCAACCGACGTGTAGTCGACATGGAGCACAATATGGATTCTGCCGATATGCCCATTCTCG GCCACAATGGAGTGGGAGCCGCGTGTCTTAGAGACATTATTGAAATGACCACTAGTGGCTCCGGTTCGGGTTTGCCTCTACTAGTCCAGCGTAGTATAGCGCGCCAAATTCAATTGATGGACATTATCGGCAAAGGCAGATTCGGAGAG GTGTGGCGTGGACGGTGGCGCGGTGAGAATGTGGCCGTCAAAATCTTCTCCTCGCGCGAGGAGCGCTCGTGGTTCCGCGAAGCTGAAATTTACCAAACGGTTATGCTCCGACACGATAACATCCTGGGTTTTATCGCCGCcgataataaag ATAACGGAACTTGGACGCAGTTATGGTTGGTCACCGACTATCACGAAAATGGATCTCTCTTCGATTTCCTCAACCGGACAACGGTGGATAGCACGACCATGGTGAGGATGGCTCTCTCCATCGCCACTGGGCTCTCACACCTTCACATGGAAATTCTCGGAACGCAAG GTAAACCGGCTATCGCGCATCGAGATCTCAAATCCAAAAATGTTTTGGTTAAAGCCAATCGCACCTGCGCCATTGGTGACCTGGGCCTTGCCGTTCGTTACGATGCTACCGTCGACACAGTTGACATTGCGCTCAATCATAGAGTGGGCACCAAACGATACATGGCCCCTGAG GTGCTCGACGAAACCATCAACACAAGCCATTTTGATTCATTTAAACGTGCAGATGTTTACGCGCTGGGTCTCGTTTATTGGGAGATTGCCCGGCGCTGCAACATGGGAGGCATCATCGACGAATATCAACTGCCATTCTACGATGTCGTCCCGTCCGACCCGTCCATCGAAGAGATGCGCAAAGTCGTTTGCGTTGACCGACAACGGCCATCGATTCCCAATCGCTGGCAATCTTACGAAACACTGCGGGCCATGTCGCAGTTGATGAAGGAATGTTGGTATGCCAACGCAGCTGCACGTCTCACAGCGCTTCGTATTAAAAAGACGCTGGCCAATTTAGATGCCCCTGAAGatgtcaaaatttga